The following proteins come from a genomic window of Amaranthus tricolor cultivar Red isolate AtriRed21 chromosome 14, ASM2621246v1, whole genome shotgun sequence:
- the LOC130800254 gene encoding uncharacterized protein LOC130800254, with translation MPLSMKIQPIDGAGDDEILVNEPVKPMVVKSRLKRLFRISVSEPVHPPVRASADVFEPSSVCLAKMVQNFIEENNEKAPQSSAVRCTRHRCNCFNGNGSDGSDGDSDTTVSSADVCDFLKSLMVCASMNERNVLADTSKIIAEKKTCKRKDELRKIVVEGLLGLGYDSAICKSKWEKSPSFPAGEYEYVDVILGGDRLIIDIDFRSEFEVARSTKTYKSILQTLPNIFVGKSDRLSKIICILSEAAKQSLKKKGMHIPPWRKADYVQAKWLSPPTRITFASTTATPPPSPLSPASPVIKSDASSLGKAIGLENNQAHESKFSSSSPSPSSESIFDMSESSGEEEVKENENKTKKGSQVEDKLITSLTSIMEEKEKP, from the exons ATGCCGTTATCGATGAAGATTCAGCCGATTGATGGAGCCGGAGACGATGAAATTCTGGTGAATGAGCCGGTTAAGCCGATGGTAGTAAAATCACGGCTTAAACGGCTTTTCAGGATTTCCGTTTCTGAGCCGGTTCATCCTCCAGTACGTGCCTCAGCCGACGTGTTTGAGCCGAGCTCAGTTTGTTTAGCTAAAATGGTGCAGAATTTCATTGAAGAAAACAACGAGAAAGCTCCACAATCCTCTGCGGTAAGGTGTACGAGACATCGGTGTAACTGCTTTAATGGAAATGGAAGTGATGGTTCTGATGGTGACTCTGATACCACTGTTTCTTCTGCCGACGTCTGTGATTTTCTTAAG AGTTTGATGGTATGTGCAAGTATGAATGAAAGGAACGTATTAGCAGATACATCAAAAATTATTGCAGAGAAGAAGACATGCAAAAGAAAAGATGAATTACGGAAGATTGTTGTTGAAGGTTTATTGGGTTTAGGTTATGATTCTGCAATTTGCAAATCAAAATGGGAAAAATCTCCTTCTTTTCCTGCtg GGGAGTATGAGTATGTAGATGTGATATTGGGAGGAGATAGACTGATAATCGACATAGACTTCAGGTCCGAATTTGAGGTAGCAAGATCAACCAAGACATACAAATCAATCCTTCAAACACTTCCTAACATCTTTGTAGGAAAATCCGACCGCCTTTCCAAGATTATATGTATTCTATCTGAGGCAGCCAAACAAAGTCTTAAGAAGAAGGGTATGCACATTCCTCCTTGGAGGAAAGCTGACTATGTTCAAGCTAAATGGCTCTCTCCTCCAACCCGAATCACCTTCGCCTCAACCACAGCTACTCCTCCTCCAAGCCCCCTCTCCCCGGCTAGCCCTGTCATCAAGTCTGATGCGTCGAGCCTTGGTAAAGCTATAGGCCTTGAGAACAACCAAGCTCACGAGTCGAAGTTCAGCTCAAGCTCACCCTCACCCTCATCAGAGTCTATTTTTGACATGTCCGAGAGTTCAGGTGAGGAGGAGGTCAAGGAGAATGAGAATAAAACTAAGAAAGGCTCCCAAGTTGAGGATAAACTCATTACTAGCTTAACTTCAATCATGGAGGAGAAAGAGAAACCATAG
- the LOC130800255 gene encoding histone H4, which yields MSGRGKGGKGLGKGGAKRHRKVLRDNIQGITKPAIRRLARRGGVKRISGLIYEETRGVLKIFLENVIRDAVTYTEHARRKTVTAMDVVYALKRQGRTLYGFGG from the coding sequence ATGTCGGGAAGAGGAAAGGGAGGAAAGGGATTGGGAAAGGGAGGAGCAAAGAGGCATAGAAAAGTGTTAAGGGATAACATTCAAGGAATCACAAAGCCTGCAATTCGTCGTTTGGCTCGTAGAGGAGGAGTTAAGAGAATCAGTGGTTTGATCTACGAAGAAACTCGTGGTGTTTTGAAGATTTTCTTGGAGAATGTGATTCGTGATGCTGTTACTTACACTGAACATGCTAGAAGAAAGACTGTTACTGCCATGGATGTTGTTTACGCACTTAAGAGGCAAGGTCGAACTCTTTATGGTTTCGGTGGTTAG
- the LOC130800257 gene encoding protein DYAD-like, with protein MVIEMGSIYRVNHSNIPKSSTFPASFSSIKVVLVNLKTDEEIKVVYPSNQSLTDFFGNKMVETRLIRQPNLDKHLAMTLNLGKKLFTQKVSSEEFTAQRGNKDFWVFDDEEDEDHGDIDNDEDDDDFSDGGLTMEWGTRRRTAAYGKKRVYQKNTSIFPCMVKGEEDAKMEIPEKTRVLRKRKCQFNSVKYQEKKKQRIKEVPEKKFKDSQHRWTLERYQLAEQNMLKILKEKGAGPGNTILRPDLRAEARKLIGDTGLLDHLLKHMAGKLAPGGKERFRRRHNPEGAMEYWLESADLMEIRKQAGVNDPYWVPPSGWKPGDCPNHDPVCDMLMKEVREEVADMKREIEKLKENKEALEQKALHAEVMKRRAQIDRQLLNLYSEIECLQEEIERLKQPVSGEKKGQDQLLAKGSVAATTKPKTISIHKENRKQSGFRICKPRGSFLWPSQIASSSPMVFRLEDLIGYPTPLSVSSSSSSNRLPSPPLVGCPTPPSVSSSSVIRPVAMKAAVTLNFSFSTIRGSTTVESICSPTVTAAIKTGCISSVNAYVPDLNEIPMSSFT; from the exons ATGGTGATTGAAATGGGTTCAATTTACAGAGTTAACCACTCAAATATACCAAAATCTTCTACATTTCCAGCTTCATTCAGCTCAATCAAAGTTGTTCTT GTGAATCTCAAAACtgatgaagaaataaaagtTGTTTACCCTAGCAATCAGTCTTTAACAGATTTTTTTGGTAATAAAATGGTGGAAACAAGGTTAATAAGGCAACCAAATTTAGATAAGCATTTGGCAATGACTTTAAATCTGGGTAAAAAATTGTTTACCCAGAAAGTTTCATCGGAGGAATTTACTGCTCAAAGAGGAAATAAAGATTTCTGGGTttttgatgatgaggaagatgaagatCATGGGGATATtgataatgatgaagatgaCGATGATTTTTCAGATGGTGGATTAACGATGGAATGGGGAACGCGAAGAAGAACAGCAGCTTATGGTAAAAAAAGAGTTTATCAGAAAAATACAAGCATTTTTCCTTGTATGGTGAAAGGAGAAGAAGATGCAAAAATGGAAATTCCAGAAAAAACACGAGTTCTTAGGAAGAGAAAATGCCAATTTAATAGCGTTAAATATCAAGAAAAAAAGAAGCAGAGAATTAAAGAAGTTCCAGAAAAGAAGTTTAAAGATTCTCAACATAGATGGACTCTTGAAAG ATATCAGTTGGCAGAACAGAACATGCTGAAGATTTTGAAGGAAAAAGGAGCAGGACCCGGGAATACCATTTTACGACCCGATTTGAGGGCAGAGGCTCGGAAACTGATTGGTGATACGGGTCTTTTAGACCATTTGCTTAAGCATATGGCAGGGAAGTTGGCTCCTGGAGGGAAGGAGAGGTTTCGACGTCGACATAACCCGGAAGGTGCAATGGAGTATTGGTTGGAGAGTGCTGATTTGATGGAGATCCGGAAGCAAGCGGGTGTTAATGACCCGTATTGGGTTCCGCCCTCTGGATGGAAACCTGGGGATTGCCCAAATCATGACCCGGTATGTGATATGCTTATGAAGGAAGTTAGGGAGGAAGTTGCTGATATGAAGAG AGAGATTGAAAAACTGAAAGAAAACAAGGAAGCATTAGAACAAAAG GCATTACATGCAGAGGTAATGAAGAGGAGAGCTCAAATTGATAGACAACTGTTGAATCTCTATTCAGAAATTGAG TGTTTACAGGAGGAGATAGAGAGGCTAAAACAGCCAGTGTCTGGAGAAAAGAAGGGTCAAGATCAGTTATTGGCAAAAGGATCAGTAGCTGCAACAACAAAACCcaaaacaatttcaatacacAAAGAAAACAGGAAACAAAGTGGATTCAGAATCTGCAAACCTCGGGGCAGTTTTCTTTGGCCTTCTCAAATAGCTTCCTCTTCTCCAATGGTGTTCCGTCTCGAAGATCTTATAGGGTACCCTACACCGCTCTCTGTCTCTTCCTCCTCCTCTTCAAATAGGCTGCCCTCCCCTCCTCTTGTAGGGTGCCCTACACCTCCCTCTGTCTCTTCCTCCTCTGTGATAAGGCCGGTTGCAATGAAGGCTGCTGTGACTCTgaatttctcattttcaaccattAGAGGTTCAACAACTGTTGAGAGTATTTGTAGCCCTACGGTTACTGCTGCTATTAAAACTGGGTGCATCAGTAGTGTTAATGCTTATGTTCCTGACCTCAACGAAATCCCCATGTCTTCTTTCACTTGA
- the LOC130800259 gene encoding V-type proton ATPase subunit F: MANKPQIPTKNSALIAVIADEDTVTGFLLAGVGNVDIRRKTNYLIVDNKTTVKQIEEAFKEFTAREDIAIVLISQYIANMIRFLVDSYNKPIPAILEIPSKDHPYDPAHDSVLSRVKYLFSAESVASSRY; encoded by the exons ATGGCGAACAAACCTCAAATCCCAACTAAGAATTCTGCACTCATTGCTGTTATTGCTGATGAG GACACTGTTACTGGCTTTTTGCTTGCTGGAGTTGGTAATGTTGATATCCGAAGGAAAACAAACTACCTTATTGTGGACAACA AAACAACGGTGAAACAAATTGAGGAAGCTTTCAAGGAGTTCACAGCAAGGGAGGACATCGCAATTGTATTGATCAGCCAATAT ATTGCAAATATGATAAGATTTCTGGTTGATAGCTACAACAAACCCATTCCGGCTATTTTGGAGATTCCGTCAAAGGACCATCCTTACGATCCTGCTCACGACTCTGTCCTTTCACGGGTGAAATACCTTTTCTCTGCTGAATCAGTGGCATCAAGCAGATACTAG
- the LOC130800258 gene encoding tryptophan synthase alpha chain-like, protein MAIPFNSTSFLQQKQLKTQSFLGFNPSYSSFKVLNNSLKKPSKLMAALKTAQPLAGLSETFNKLKEQNKVALIPYITAGDPDLSTTAKALKVLDSCGADLIEVGVPYSDPLADGPVIQAAATRALLHGANYDAIISMLRNVVPELSCPIALFTYYNPILKRGVGNFMSTIKDVGVRGLVVPDVPLEETEVLRQEALKYGIELVLLTTPTTPKNRMKAIVEASEGFTYLVSSVGVTGARSDVSSRVQQLLTDIKETTSKPVAVGFGISKPEHVKQIAGWGADGVIVGSAYVRLLGEASSSEEGLKKVEEFTKSLKAALL, encoded by the exons ATGGCTATACCCTTCAATTCTACTTCTTTTCTGCAACAAAAACAATTGAAAACTCAATCATTTCTGGGTTTTAATCCTTCATATTCCTCATTCAAAGTATTGAATAATTCTCTAAAAAAACCCTCTAAATTAATGGCCGCCCTTAAAACTGCCCAACCACTTGCTGGATTGTCTGAGACATTCAATAAATTGAAGGAGCAAAACAAA GTGGCCCTTATCCCGTACATCACAGCTGGTGATCCTGATTTGTCTACTACAGCGAAAGCATTGAAGGTGCTCGACTCTTGTGGTGCAGATTTAATTGAAGTGGGTGTGCCATACTCTGATCCTTTGGCAGATGGTCCTGTTATTCAG GCTGCAGCTACGCGTGCCTTGTTACATGGAGCCAACTATGATGCTATCATCTCCATGCTTAGAAAT GTTGTTCCAGAACTTTCTTGTCCAATTGCATTGTTTACGTATTACAACCCTATACTGAAGCGTGGTGTGGGGAACTTTATGTCCACCATCAAAGATGTTGGCGTTCGTG GTTTAGTAGTCCCCGACGTTCCCTTAGAGGAGACAGAAGTTCTTAGACAGGAAGCTCTTAAGTACGGAATAGAACTG GTATTGTTGACTACACCGACAACCCCCAAGAATAGAATGAAGGCGATTGTTGAAGCTTCTGAAGGATTTACTTACCTT GTGAGTTCAGTTGGAGTTACTGGTGCTCGATCAGATGTTAGTTCACGAGTCCAACAATTGCTTACTGACATTAAAGAG ACTACTAGCAAGCCTGTGGCTGTCGGCTTTGGCATCTCGAAACCTGAGCATGTAAAACAG ATAGCTGGATGGGGGGCTGATGGTGTGATTGTCGGGAGTGCATACGTGCGACTGTTGGGTGAAGCCAGTTCATCTGAAGAAGGATTGAAAAAGGTCGAAGAATTTACGAAATCCTTGAAGGCTGCTCTCCTTTGA